In Suncus etruscus isolate mSunEtr1 chromosome 2, mSunEtr1.pri.cur, whole genome shotgun sequence, the genomic stretch TATACTGTTCCACACATCTAATGTTGGATCATAGCAGTCAAGAGTTTTGCACCGCTGAATGCCGAAGTATCCTCCAACCACATAGAGTTTGTTTCCAGAGGCCACAGCGTGGCAGCTCATGCGTTTTGCTGTCACGTCTCCCACTTTGGTCCACTGATAAGTCTCACTGTTAAATTTATAAGCAGAGCAGGCAGAGAACTCAGTATCTCCACCCATAATAAAAATCTGGTTACCCAGCACAGCTGCTGCGGTGTAACGCCAGGGCTGGGGACAGGTGGCTGGGACTGTCCACCTGTTGTCACACTGATCATAACACTGAACCTTGGGGAGCTTGTCATGACTGACACTGGTACCTCCGAAAGCAAACAACTTGAGTTTGGCACTCACTACTGCAGCGTTGCTAACGCCTTCTCGGAGGGGGGCCACCATGGTCCATTTGTTGGTGGCAGGGTCATAATGTTCTACCTGCTTAAGAGAGACTGAGGGAGAAGCTGGGAGGCAACCAGTTGCTGCCGTGTGCCCCCCGACCACATACAGGCAATGCTTCAGTTCAGCAGAGCCATGGCCAAACCTGGCCACTAGCATGGGCGCAGCCTTGGACCACTCCTCATGCAGTGTGTCATAGACCCAAACATCTTTTGAAACCCCATTTTCAGATCCCCGCCCCCCTGTAATGTATACTTTGCAGCCAATCGCACATGCACTGAACTCTTTCCTCGGGCTGGGGATGTCAGCCTTGGGAATGATCTCTTTGGCCTTCTGGTCTACCAGATACAGCTTGTCACACATAAAAGTCTGTCCTCCCAAGAGGAAAAGGGCATGGCCTGTCTTCCGAGGCCGAGCGCAAAGACTGGTGACCACCCCGTCGTTCTGCAGGATTTTCAGTTTGCACCTGATGGCCTCTTCCACGATCTCCTTGCTCTTCCTTTGTTTGGTGATGAGCTCCTCCATGGCCACATTCTCCATGAGGTAAATGGCCGGCAAGAGTGCCAGCCTCACCGTCTGCAGCAACTCGGGGAGGTAGCAGTAGCGCTTCTTCAGGTCATAGCTGATCCAGTTAATTGCAGACTCATAGACAAGTCTTTCATCTTCTGTTTCCAGCTCTTCACTGGACAAGAGCTGTACTACCATGTCCTGGGGCAGCTGGAGGAAATCTTCATTCTTCCGGATGGTCTGGAAGTTACTGAGACACATTCTCCAGGACAGTTCATAGAGCTTGGTGCACTGGTGTGCATCTGACAGCAGCAACATGCCCAGGCAGTTGGTGGGATGCAGGTTCTTTTCCAGGAATTCTGCACAGGCATCCCGGATGTCCTGAAACTCCAGCATGTCTCCCGCCTCTAGAAGGGATTCTGCATTCTCTTCATTGATGATGACCCGAGATGAGTATGCATAGTCCAGCAGTAGCTCTAAAACTTCTGGGTGAATGGTGTTGTCAAAGTTGACTTCACTGTCTTGGCTCTCTTTCAGGCCACCACTGAACATGGCTTCAAAGTAGCGGCTGCATGCAGCTAGCACGGCCCGGTGACAAGGGAAGGTCCTGTTTCCAGCATGGAGAAGGACATCAGTGAAGAGGCGCTGCTGGCGAAGAAGGTTCAAGTGTGTGAGGACGCTGTCAGCGTAGGAGGACTTGTGAAACAGATAGATGTTAATGGAGCCACTGCTGGCCCTAGACTTGCGGTTCTCATGCATGCTGACTGACATTTTGTTTCCACTCCTAAAACAAGAGAACAAAAGCAATTACATTCTATGCAAAATGAGGATGAGAGAGAAAGGTGGCCTGGCTGCCTACTGTTCTGAGAAAAGGATGGCCATTCCTATACAAAGCCAGAGACAACAACCTGGATGGAATATGACACTTGTGATATGCTGAGCTATAGGAACTATACATAAGCTCAGGTTCAGGTTCCTCTTGGGAAACCTGATTGCCAACTCTCCAAAGATGGACGTCCTCGAGAATGTAAGTCATAGAAGGCCAAGACGAGGAAGGTCTTGTTCTCACAGCACTCAGTTCCTGGTCTGTCTGATTCACTGCTGGCCACTTAAAATGCCAGGCCTCCAGTTCTCGTAACGCCAGGAAGGGCATGGTTTTAATATCCTATGCAACATAAAGCCATGCGTAAAACAAACACCTACTAATTAATTCCATTAAGAATTCCTTTGGTAAGAGCCCGTCTCTGTGCATACAGAGTAAATGGGAAATGGAACATCTAAACCACAGACTTAAGCCAACTTCCTTCTGTAATGATGTGACCTTTGTATAAATGTTGCGAACAATTTCTAACCAAACAACTCTACAGAGCCCTAATCAGCAGGCTTGGTGAAAACACAAAATCCATTCAGGCACTCACTACCCATCTTACTTGCTCTGGAAGcttccaaaatgaggatctgagGGCAGTTTGAATAAGGTTAAGATATTttccttatatgcagccaactcaggtttaattttTGGCAACCTacaagtcccctgagcactgctgagtgatccctgagcacagagccaggggtaatacttgaaccccacccccaagaaaggATTTGGGCACATGAAACACTAATTTTGAGTATCCTCTCCTAAGAACTATTTTCCATTCTTTCTGCTTGATAGTAATTCTTGGAAAAATGGTTGCCAAGAACAAAGGCTGTCTCTGCACCCCTTCTCTTTTGAGTCAAACTAAGACCATTCTTACAGACCTGCAAACAATGGCAATAGCATTTAGGTAATTCCAAATGCCAATACTGCTATATATGAATGCAAAAATACACAAACAACACACATCCATAGAAGTATTAGCTCGGCACATGTGCGGATCTTGCCAGCCATTGTCTGAGGCTACCCTAGATTTGCTGGCTGAAGTGCTATTCCCAGTAGCTAAGCTAAATTGTAACAGAATCAATGCTCTCctgggcataaaaaa encodes the following:
- the ENC1 gene encoding ectoderm-neural cortex protein 1 yields the protein MSVSMHENRKSRASSGSINIYLFHKSSYADSVLTHLNLLRQQRLFTDVLLHAGNRTFPCHRAVLAACSRYFEAMFSGGLKESQDSEVNFDNTIHPEVLELLLDYAYSSRVIINEENAESLLEAGDMLEFQDIRDACAEFLEKNLHPTNCLGMLLLSDAHQCTKLYELSWRMCLSNFQTIRKNEDFLQLPQDMVVQLLSSEELETEDERLVYESAINWISYDLKKRYCYLPELLQTVRLALLPAIYLMENVAMEELITKQRKSKEIVEEAIRCKLKILQNDGVVTSLCARPRKTGHALFLLGGQTFMCDKLYLVDQKAKEIIPKADIPSPRKEFSACAIGCKVYITGGRGSENGVSKDVWVYDTLHEEWSKAAPMLVARFGHGSAELKHCLYVVGGHTAATGCLPASPSVSLKQVEHYDPATNKWTMVAPLREGVSNAAVVSAKLKLFAFGGTSVSHDKLPKVQCYDQCDNRWTVPATCPQPWRYTAAAVLGNQIFIMGGDTEFSACSAYKFNSETYQWTKVGDVTAKRMSCHAVASGNKLYVVGGYFGIQRCKTLDCYDPTLDVWNSITTVPYSLIPTAFVSTWKHLPS